GAGGAACCCACCAACATCACGGCGATCGAAAAGGGCAAGAACTACAACGGCGTGTATCACGTGCTGCACGGCACCATCTCTCCGCTGCATGGTGTCGGCCCGGAACACCTCCGTATTTCCAATCTTGTGAAGCGCATTGACTCCGGCGACGTGGACGAAGTCATCCTGGCCACCAACCCAACCGTCGAGGGCGAGGCCACCGCCCACTATCTATCGAACGTGATTAAGCGTCCGAACGTAAAAGTGACCCGCATCGCCACCGGCATCCCCGCGGGGGCCGACATCGAGTACGCCGACGAAGTCACTATCCTCAAGGCTATGGAAGGCCGCCGGGAGCTATAGTCGAAAGTTCGCATCTCGCCTGCCATTAAGGTGTACTCTTCTTTTTCACATTCCAACCGCTCTAACGAGGAAGCGATCATGTTTCGATTCGCATTGTTAGTGCTGTCGATATTCTGCATGGCGTCAATTTCAGTTGCACAAGAAAAGAAAGAAGCCGCACCTCTTCCCGTCCAGGGACGCTCCGTCATTCAAACCAAATTTGGCATCGTCGCCACCAGCCAACCGCTGGCTTCAATGGCTGGAGTGCAGATCCTCGAGCGCGGCGGAAACGCAATTGATGCCGCCATTGCCGCCAACGCCACGCTTGGACTGATGGAACCTACCAGCAACGGTGTGGGTGGCGACCTGTTCGCCCTCGTTTACGACGTCAAAACGAAAAAGTTATACGGACTGAACTCCAGCGGATGGTCGCCGAAGGCACTCACTCCCGCGCTCCTCGCATCGAAGGGAATCACCACCATGCCCGAGCGCGGCGTCTGGACCGTCACCGTTCCCGGCACCGTCGCGGGATGGAACGCCCTGCGTGAAAAGTTCGGCACACTCCCGTTCTCTACCATCCTCGCGCCGGCGATCTACTATGCCGAGAACGGCTTCCCCGTAAACCAGGTAACCGCCGGACTCTGGTCTCGTTCGGTGAAGTTCCTTTCGTCGCATCCGAACTCCGCCGCCACATATCTCATCGACGGTAAAGCTCCCGCCGCCGGCCAAGTATTCCGCAATCCTGATCTCGCCAATACGCTTCGCCGCATCGCCTCTCAAGGCCGTGACGGCTACTACAAGGGCCAAACCGCACAGGCAATCGTCGATATCGAAAAAGAATTCGGCGGCGTGATGACGCTCGAAGATCTTGCGGAGTTTCAACCCGAATGGGTCACACCCATTTCCACCACTTATCGAGGCTGGACGGTCTACGAGATTCCTCCCAACACGCAAGGCATCGCCGCCCTCATCATGCTCAACCTGATGGAGCAGTTTCCCCTCGGCGAATATGGATTCCACAGCGTGCGCGCGCTGCACACCATGATTGAAGCCAAGAAGCTCGCGTACGCCGATATGCTCCGCTACGTCGGCGACCCGAAGTTCTCCGCCATTCCCGTCGCGCAGATGCTCGACAAAACACACGCCGCCGAACGCGCCAAACTCATCGGCGAGACGCCGAACTGTAAGCCCGAGCCATCACAATTTGCCGGCCTCACCGGCAGCAAGGGCAACGACACCATTTACATGACGGCCATCGACAAGGACGGCAACATCGTTTCGCTGATCCAAAGCAATTATTCGGGCTTCGGCTCCGGGCTCGTGCCAAAGGGCATGGGATTCATGCTTCAGAATCGCGGTGCTTTGTTCACGCTCAACCCCAATCAGCCGAACACTCTTGAAGGACACAAACGTCCGCTGCACACCATCATTCCGTCGTTCATGGAAAAGGGAAATACGCGTATCGGCTTCGGCATCATGGGCGGATGGAATCAGGCGCAGGCCCACGCCCAGTTCGTAGCAAATATCGTCGACTACGGAATGAATATCCAGCAGGCGCTTGAGGCCGGACGTTTCACTAAATCGTCCTTCGATGGCTGCGATGTCCAAATCGAAGAGCTCGTCCCGCAAGCCACCCGCGATGCGCTCACCAAACTCGGCCACCAGGTCGAAACCGTTCCTCGACGCACACCTATCTTCGGTTACGGACAGGCCGTGATGGATAACGGCACGGGTGTCCACTTCGGTGCCAGCGATCCTCGCCACGACGGTGCAGCCATCCCGCAACCGGGACCAGTTTTTATGGGTAAATGATTCCGAATCAGCAACGCGGAGCTTTCAACAGGCTCCGCGTTGCACCCGATCAAAGTGGCCCTCGACCTGCTGTGTTTCCCGTAACTGCACTCATGGATGTGACCTAGAACCCCTCATTTCGTTGACAGAGTCTCTGGACGGGCAACATACTTTTTTCATAGACCCCGCAACTTAGGAAAGCTGGTCCGGCGACTGATGCCCTCGAAGTGTGGTTCCACTCATGCTCGCTTCTTTCTAGCATTTTTGCTGCTTCTTTTTGTAAGCCTCGTTTCGTTCGCAGCCGAACCGGACAAGGAGCGGGCCGAAAAGGCAGAGCGCGATAATCCGCGCGAGCGCGAGTCATGGTTCCTTCGCGGACGCACCTTTAAGGGCCGCCCAGCGCCCCAACTTTTGAAGCAGGCGCACCAGCAGCGGGACACTCTGCGGTACCAAGCCATCCGTCGCGCACAGGTCCGCACAGCCGCCGTTGCGTCGCCCCTTCCCTCGCCCATATGGAGCCCTCTCGGCCCAGCACCGCTGAAATCAGTTCCGAACGTTGGCGATCAGCAGGACTACGGGTTCACTACAGGTCGTGCGACTGCCGTTGTGGTCGACCAGAACGATCCCACTGGAAATACCGTTTATCTGACCGGCGCGTATGGTGGAGTTTGGAAATCCACTTCCGCCGCGAATACCGATCTCGCAAGAGTTTTTTGGACACCGATCATCGACGATCAGGAGACGATTGCTGTCGGATCGATGGCCATTCAACCCGGCAACAGCAACCTGCTCCTCGTCGGCACCGGAGAGGCAAACAGTTCCTCGGATTCCTACTATGGACTTGGCATTCTTCGCTCCACTGACGGAGGAGTTTCCTGGAGCCTGATCTCGACAGCTAACAACGGTGCCCGCCTCTTCCACGGCCTCGCCTTCGCTAAAATTGCATTCAGTACCGACAATCCGAACATCGTTGTCGCTGCTACCGCTGCCGCTAGCGTGGGTACTGCGAACGGCCTCGACCAAAGTCCTTCGGCTGCGGAGTGCGCTGATCTTTCACTCACGCGGGTCTGCCGCGGAATCTACTATTCCTACGACTCCGGCCAGAGTTGGACCCAGGCCACCATGGTTGACCCCGGTGGTGCTCCCGATGCTGGTTCCGTTTCCTCGGTTCATTACAACCCGCAACAGCACAAGTTCTACGCAGCGTCTCGCTTCCACGGCTTTTACGTTTCGTCCGACGGCGTCACGTGGTACCGGATGAGTTCGGACCCCAGCGGGTTCAATCAACCCTCAAGTGGCCTGAATCTTACGGCGTGTCCTACCGTCCTTCCGACGAATACCAGCTCGCGTGTCTGCCCTCTTTATCGCGGCGAAATCACCCAGGTGCCCGGACGCGACGAGATGTACGTCTGGTATGTGAATGCCGACAACCCTCCAGTGAACGGAGGCATTTACCAGACTAAGGATGGCGGGAAAACGTGGGTCTCTCTGAACGTCAGCGGCATCACAAATTGCGGCGACACACAAGGCTGCGGAACTGAGCAGGGCGATTTCAACCTCGCCCTCATGGCAGTTCCGAATGGCGCCACTGCCACCGATCTCTACGCTGGTGCCATCAACATCTTCCGCTGCCAGATCAACTCGAATAACTCCACGTGCAGTTCAAACGCATTCGTCAATCTCACGCACGTGTACGGATGCGACCCGTTCGGCTCATTATCCAAGGTGCACCCTGACCAACACGGCTTCGACATGGTCCAGGCGAATGCCAACATTCTCTATTTTGCGAATGACGGCGGCATCACTCGCACGCTCTCCTCTTATTCGACGCAGGCCAAGTACTGCGACTCCAAGAATCCGAACGCACCCACCATTCTCTTCGACAACCTGAATGGAACCATGGGCTCCATGACCCAGTTCGTATGGTTCTCGCAGCATCCCACCGATCAGTACACGATGCTCGGCGGCACGCAGGACAACGGCTCGCCCATGATTGACTCCGACAATTCCGGCCCTAACGGGTTGGCGTGGCGTTCGGTCCTGCTCGGCGACGGCGGCTACAACGATATAAATCCTCAGTCGCCAAACGACCGTTTCGCTTCCTTTCCAATCAGTCCAAGCCGCGTCCTGGTGGCCCGATGCACAACTGGCGAGAACTGTAGCGACAGCATCTTCAGCAGCAACCAGGTAGTTACTTCAGCCAAGCTCGGAAACGACACGGCTTCCTTTTATATGCCTTACATGCTCGACCCGCAGGACTCGAGCAAACTCGTCGTCGGCACGTGCCGCGTGTGGCGCGTCGGCACCAATGGGTCAAGCGCCGTCGCGCTCAGCCAGAACTTTTCCAACGGAACCACCAACTCATGCGCGAGCGGCTCGGCCTACATCTCCGCTCTTGCGGCCGGCGGTCCTGTGAATTCGAGCGGCTCGCAAGTCCTCTACGCCGGAACAGACAACGGAAAGGTCTTCTTCACCCCCGACGCCACCGATTTTCGAGTAACGTGGACGGAGATCTCCAACAACGGAGCCTTCTCGAATTCCGCCGTTTGCGGATCAACTTCAAGCCCCGCCCGTTGTCCGATCTCAGGTATCGCCATCGATCCCCGCGATG
This Terriglobales bacterium DNA region includes the following protein-coding sequences:
- the ggt gene encoding gamma-glutamyltransferase codes for the protein MFRFALLVLSIFCMASISVAQEKKEAAPLPVQGRSVIQTKFGIVATSQPLASMAGVQILERGGNAIDAAIAANATLGLMEPTSNGVGGDLFALVYDVKTKKLYGLNSSGWSPKALTPALLASKGITTMPERGVWTVTVPGTVAGWNALREKFGTLPFSTILAPAIYYAENGFPVNQVTAGLWSRSVKFLSSHPNSAATYLIDGKAPAAGQVFRNPDLANTLRRIASQGRDGYYKGQTAQAIVDIEKEFGGVMTLEDLAEFQPEWVTPISTTYRGWTVYEIPPNTQGIAALIMLNLMEQFPLGEYGFHSVRALHTMIEAKKLAYADMLRYVGDPKFSAIPVAQMLDKTHAAERAKLIGETPNCKPEPSQFAGLTGSKGNDTIYMTAIDKDGNIVSLIQSNYSGFGSGLVPKGMGFMLQNRGALFTLNPNQPNTLEGHKRPLHTIIPSFMEKGNTRIGFGIMGGWNQAQAHAQFVANIVDYGMNIQQALEAGRFTKSSFDGCDVQIEELVPQATRDALTKLGHQVETVPRRTPIFGYGQAVMDNGTGVHFGASDPRHDGAAIPQPGPVFMGK
- the recR gene encoding recombination mediator RecR, with translation MSRFAEPMARLIEELKKLPGVGSKSAQRLAFHILRSSDDDATALADSIRDVKAKLHLCSICNNITDVDPCTYCSNATRNQRLVCVVEEPTNITAIEKGKNYNGVYHVLHGTISPLHGVGPEHLRISNLVKRIDSGDVDEVILATNPTVEGEATAHYLSNVIKRPNVKVTRIATGIPAGADIEYADEVTILKAMEGRREL